A DNA window from Seriola aureovittata isolate HTS-2021-v1 ecotype China chromosome 8, ASM2101889v1, whole genome shotgun sequence contains the following coding sequences:
- the LOC130174085 gene encoding amyloid beta precursor protein binding family B member 2 isoform X3: MAERKSAKAAAGSSSQTGSDVPLQEFPMPKTELVQKFHVLYLGMTSVTRPIGMDIINGAIDSLVSSTGKEDWTPVILSIADTTVAVIKEKEEDEEVLVECRVRFLSFMGVGRDVHTFAFIMDTGNQHFQCHVFWCDPNAGCVSEAVQAACVLRYQKCLVARPPSQRAGSSSSPSADSVTRRVTTSVKRGVQSLIDTLKPKKQPSELPQQ, encoded by the exons ATGGCTGAAAGGAAAAGTGCCAAGGCTGCAGCTGGCAGCTCCTCCCAGACCGGCTCTGATGTACCCCtacaag agttTCCCATGCCAAAGACTGAGTTGGTGCAGAAGTTTCATGTGCTGTATCTGGGTATGACATCTGTGACGCGACCCATAG GTATGGACATCATAAACGGGGCCATAGACAGCCTCGTGTCCTCCACAGGCAAAGAGGACTGGACTCCTGTCATACTGAGTATTGCAGACACCACTGTGGCTGTGATCAAAGAAAAG gaagaggatgaagaggtgTTGGTGGAGTGTCGTGTCCGTTTCTTGTCCTTCATGGGCGTGGGACGAGATGTGCACACATTTGCCTTCATCATGGACACTGGAAACCAGCACTTCCAGTGTCATGTGTTTTGGTGCGACCCCAACGCAGGCTGTGTGTCTGAGGCTGTGCAGGCCGCGTGTGTG CTGCGGTATCAGAAGTGTCTGGTGGCAAGGCCGCCCTCCCAACGCGCtggttcctcctcctcgccctcTGCGGACTCGGTGACCCGACGGGTGACCACTAGCGTGAAACGTGGCGTCCAGTCTCTCATAGACACTCTGAAACCCAAGAAACAGCCATCAGAACTCCCCCAGCAATGA